The Mustela lutreola isolate mMusLut2 chromosome 3, mMusLut2.pri, whole genome shotgun sequence genome includes a region encoding these proteins:
- the SYBU gene encoding syntabulin isoform X6 — MKVYGAYPLSSEADFSSSSSTGSISAPEVHMSAPGSKRSSFSRNRGPHGRSNGASSHKSGNSPPSPREKDFLSMLCRNQLSPVNIHPSYAPSSPSSSNSGSYKGSDGSPVMRRSGRYMSCGENHGVKPPNPEQYLTPLQQKEVTVRHLKTKLKESERRLHERESEIVELKSQLARMREDWIEEECHRVEAQLALKEARKEIKQLRHVIETMRSSLADKDKGIQKYFVDINIQNKKLESLLQSMEMAHSGSLRDELCLDFPCDSPRKSLPLATAFGKMADGLALEEQVVEEGADRELLAGGARAEGADLLDGMVTAAPGEAPDLELLRCARGAEALELRPLAAGQEEGGVLVEQAVQTDVVPYSPAVSELIQHVLKLQDPWPSSPASPEESGADSTESFPESFLACLVDLTPRNPNSAILLSPVETPSAAEGPAAPANRLMRELDFAGSVEERLDVVVPLPRGAAGRQYWSSSFLVDLLAVAAPVVPTVLWAFSTQRGGTDPVYNIGALLRGCCVVALHSLRRTAFHIKT, encoded by the exons GTAGTGAAGCGGATTTTAGCTCCTCCAGCAGCACGGGCAGCATTTCCGCTCCTGAGGTCCATATGTCTGCCCCGGGAAGCAAGCGGTCCTCTTTTTCACGCAA CCGAGGGCCCCATGGGCGGAGTAATGGAGCTTCGTCACACAAGTCTGGCAACAGCCCGCCCTCCCCACGGGAGAAGGACTTTCTGTCCATGCTGTGCAGGAATCAGCTGAGTCCCGTTAACATCCATCCCAGTTACGCGCCTTCCTCCCCAAGTAGTAGCAACTCAGGCTCCTACAAAGGAAGCGACGGCAGCCCAGTCATGAG GCGCTCTGGAAGGTACATGTCCTGTGGTGAAAATCACGGTGTCAAGCCTCCAAACCCAGAACAGTATTTGACGCCTCTGCAGCAGAAAGAGGTCACTGTGAGGCACTTGAAGACCAAGCTGAAGGAATCTGAGCGGCGGCTTCATGAAAG GGAGAGCGAGATCGTGGAGCTCAAGTCGCAGCTGGCCCGCATGAGGGAAGACTGGATCGAGGAAGAATGCCACCGCGTGGAGGCGCAGCTGGCCCTGAAGGAAGCCAGGAAAGAGATCAAGCAGCTCAGGCATGTCATCGAAACGATGCGGAGCAGCTTGGCTGATAAAGATAAAGGCATCCAGAAATACTTCGTGGACATAAACATCCAGAACAAGAAGTTGGAGTCTCTGCTGCAGAGCATGGAGATGGCGCACAGCGGCTCCCTGAGGGACGAGCTGTGTCTGGACTTCCCCTGCGATTCCCCGAGGAAGAGCTTGCCCCTCGCCACCGCTTTTGGCAAGATGGCGGACGGGCTGGCTCTGGAAGAGCAGGTCGTGGAGGAAGGGGCTGACCGCGAGCTGCTGGCGGGAGGCGCCAGGGCCGAGGGCGCAGATCTGTTGGATGGGATGGTGACGGCCGCCCCCGGCGAGGCCCCCGACCTGGAGCTTCTTCGCTGCGCGCGCGGGGCCGAGGCCCTGGAGCTGCGCCCCCTGGCGGCGGGTCAGGAAGAGGGCGGCGTGCTGGTGGAGCAGGCCGTGCAGACTGACGTGGTGCCCTACAGCCCCGCGGTCTCCGAGCTCATTCAGCACGTGCTCAAGCTCCAGGACCCCTGGCCCTCCAGCCCGGCGTCTCCCGAGGAGTCCGGGGCTGACTCGACCGAGAGCTTCCCGGAGTCCTTCTTGGCATGCCTGGTTGATCTGACGCCAAGAAATCCCAACTCCGCCATCCTTTTGTCTCCCGTGGAGACCCCATCCGCCGCGGAGGGTCCGGCGGCCCCTGCAAACCGCCTCATGAGAGAGCTGGATTTTGCAGGCTCGGTGGAGGAGAGACTGGACGTGGTCGTCCCGCTGCCGCGGGGGGCCGCCGGGAGGCAGTACTGGAGCAGCAGCTTCCTGGTGGATCTCCTGGCCGTGGCCGCGCCCGTGGTCCCCACGGTTCTGTGGGCCTTCAGTACTCAGAGAGGGGGGACAGATCCGGTCTACAACATCGGGGCGCTGCTGCGGGGCTGCTGCGTGGTCGCCCTGCATTCGCTCCGCCGCACCGCCTTTCACATCAAAACCTGA